The Ranitomeya imitator isolate aRanImi1 chromosome 3, aRanImi1.pri, whole genome shotgun sequence genome has a window encoding:
- the LOC138672126 gene encoding uncharacterized protein, giving the protein MRAENFEFLLGYVEDCIRRRDTQMRFSISPAERLMVTIRFLATGESFSSLHFQFRLGISTISGIIRDTCRALWECLQAEYIPEPSQERWLEIAQNFHQICQFPNCVGAVDGKHIRIVKPSGSGSQFYNYKKYFSIVLMAIADAQCKFIAVDIGAYGRANDSQIFKNSPMGRRLYGETFEFPPPRPLPGTTGPLLPFVCVGDDAFQLSPHLLKPFGSSGLTQRKKIYNYRLTRARRVVECAFGILTAKWRVLLTAIKLQTETVDDVVKACVVLHNFVLSKEQVSLEDNVSESTLRDYQNPTFRSPVAVSRMRDSFADYFMSPAGSVDWQYEMV; this is encoded by the exons atgagagctgaaaatttcgaatttttattgggctatgtggaagactgtatacggagacgagacacccagatgcgattctccatatcaccagcagagcgtctcatggtgactattcg atttcttgcaactggagagtcgttctcatccctccattttcaatttcggcttgggatatccaccatctcggggatcatcagagatacctgccgggcattgtgggagtgcctacaagcggaatacatcccagagccatcacaggagaggtggctggagattgcccaaaattttcatcaaatttgccagtttccaaattgtgttggagcagttgatggaaagcacatacggatcgtcaaaccttcaggctctggatcacagttttataactataagaagtacttctctattgtgttaatggccatagccgatgcacaatgcaagttcatcgctgttgatatcggtgcgtatggacgcgcaaatgattcacaaatctttaaaaattcaccaatggggcgccgtttatatggagagacatttgagtttccgccccctagacctctccctggaaccactggtccactattaccatttgtttgcgttggagatgatgcgttccagctttccccacatttgctgaaaccctttggaagtagtggactgacccagaggaagaaaatttacaattaccgcttaaccagagcacgaagagtagtggaatgtgcttttggcatcttaactgccaaatggagagtcctgctaactgcaattaaactgcagactgaaactgtcgatgatgtggtgaaagcgtgcgttgtcctgcacaattttgttttatcaaaagaacaagtttccctggaggataatgtgtcagaaagcaccttacgggattaccaaaaccccacttttcgcagtccagtagcagtctccagaatgcgggacagttttgcagactacttcatgtctcctgcaggatcagttgactggcagtatgaaatggtgtaa